The following are encoded together in the Deltaproteobacteria bacterium genome:
- a CDS encoding site-specific DNA-methyltransferase, with the protein MKTTHEILFSDSRAMKALPDESVNLILTSPPYPMIEMWDELFSLQDAGVKKKLKQGDGAGAFELMHRLLDSTWKEAYRVIKTGGFACINIGDAVRTIDGNFVLYTNHARILKSAQELGFSSLPCVLWRKQTNAPNKFMGSGMLPAGAYVTLEHEYILILRKGPKREFIIEPEKENRRESALFWEERNTWFSDVWFDVKGTPQALNDKDARNRSAAFPFELAYRLINMYSVKNDLVVDPFLGIGTTTAAAIASGRNSVGYELDPTLGDALFRLKDGIVDTSRRLVRQRLIRHVEFVVQRLKAKGVLKHENIHYGFPVMTSQEKELLFNDPQNIKATSQNAYEVEYSTVPQKEFCRNWASELEQDNIDDAVDKLRHAVVARNSKQATIF; encoded by the coding sequence ATGAAGACTACACACGAGATCCTGTTTTCCGATTCCCGAGCCATGAAGGCCCTTCCGGACGAGAGCGTCAATCTCATCTTGACATCGCCCCCATACCCCATGATCGAAATGTGGGACGAGCTGTTCTCCTTGCAGGACGCCGGAGTGAAAAAGAAGCTCAAACAGGGCGACGGGGCGGGGGCCTTCGAGTTGATGCATCGACTGCTCGATTCGACCTGGAAAGAAGCGTACCGGGTGATCAAGACAGGCGGTTTCGCCTGCATCAATATCGGCGACGCCGTCAGGACCATCGACGGGAATTTCGTTCTCTACACGAATCACGCGAGAATTCTGAAGTCCGCCCAGGAGTTGGGTTTTTCATCCCTTCCGTGCGTGCTTTGGCGAAAGCAGACCAACGCCCCGAACAAGTTCATGGGATCGGGGATGCTCCCGGCCGGGGCCTATGTCACGTTGGAGCATGAATACATCCTCATATTGAGAAAAGGCCCGAAAAGGGAATTCATCATCGAGCCGGAAAAAGAGAATCGACGTGAAAGCGCGCTTTTCTGGGAGGAGCGCAACACCTGGTTCTCGGATGTGTGGTTTGACGTGAAAGGTACACCCCAGGCGCTCAACGACAAGGATGCGCGCAACAGAAGCGCGGCTTTTCCCTTTGAACTGGCGTATCGCTTGATCAATATGTATTCCGTCAAGAACGATCTGGTCGTCGATCCTTTCCTGGGGATCGGAACGACTACCGCGGCGGCTATCGCATCCGGCCGAAACAGTGTGGGCTATGAACTGGACCCGACTCTTGGAGACGCCCTGTTTCGACTCAAGGATGGGATTGTCGATACTTCCCGGCGGCTCGTTCGGCAAAGATTGATCAGACACGTGGAATTCGTCGTTCAACGGCTCAAAGCCAAAGGCGTCTTGAAGCATGAAAACATTCACTACGGCTTTCCGGTGATGACGTCGCAGGAGAAGGAATTGCTGTTCAACGATCCCCAGAACATCAAAGCCACATCACAAAACGCCTACGAAGTGGAATACTCCACTGTGCCGCAGAAGGAATTTTGCAGGAATTGGGCGTCGGAACTGGAGCAGGACAACATAGATGACGCCGTCGATAAGCTGCGTCATGCCGTAGTCGCTAGGAATTCAAAGCAGGCTACGATTTTTTAG
- a CDS encoding SWIM zinc finger family protein: MYRWRYRNYTPSRPREAKGGIKAQSKSGKFGESWWAKRWIGIIESFNIGARLGRGKSYARKGQVLSIDIEKGAVAAQVQGSRARPYKVEMQVKTLTENQWKLIGKKLCESALFAARLLAGEMPQSIEEAFNASKVPLFPTRSSDIKTDCSCPDWSNPCKHIAAVHYLLGEEFDRDPFLIFKLRGLERDELISLLSQYAKAEPRCFDEGGPSQSGKGRADAPEPLPKDPALFWGGEPKADETEEDVDIPKISAALVKRLGGFPFWRGEESFPDVIDSIVSAASPAGLEVFLGEWKEAGKR, encoded by the coding sequence ATGTACCGTTGGCGGTATCGGAATTACACCCCTTCCCGACCCAGGGAGGCCAAAGGCGGAATCAAGGCGCAAAGCAAGAGCGGGAAGTTCGGCGAATCCTGGTGGGCCAAACGATGGATCGGGATTATCGAAAGCTTCAACATAGGCGCGCGTTTGGGTAGGGGTAAGTCCTACGCGCGGAAGGGACAGGTGCTTTCCATCGACATCGAAAAAGGCGCAGTCGCTGCCCAGGTACAAGGCTCCCGGGCCCGACCCTACAAAGTCGAGATGCAGGTGAAAACACTCACGGAAAACCAGTGGAAGCTCATAGGGAAAAAACTCTGCGAGAGCGCCCTGTTTGCCGCAAGGCTTCTTGCCGGCGAGATGCCCCAGTCGATCGAAGAGGCTTTCAATGCCTCCAAAGTGCCTCTTTTTCCCACAAGAAGTTCGGATATCAAAACGGATTGCTCCTGCCCGGACTGGTCGAATCCCTGCAAGCACATCGCAGCCGTGCACTACCTTCTGGGCGAAGAATTCGACCGGGACCCGTTTCTGATCTTCAAACTCCGCGGGCTCGAGCGAGACGAGCTGATCTCTCTGCTCAGTCAATATGCCAAGGCGGAACCTCGATGTTTCGATGAGGGAGGACCATCGCAATCCGGAAAAGGGAGGGCGGATGCTCCGGAGCCTCTTCCCAAAGACCCCGCGCTTTTCTGGGGAGGCGAACCGAAAGCCGATGAAACGGAAGAGGACGTCGATATACCAAAGATTTCAGCCGCCCTCGTCAAGCGCTTGGGTGGTTTTCCCTTCTGGAGAGGCGAGGAGTCCTTTCCGGACGTCATCGATTCCATCGTGAGCGCAGCTTCGCCCGCGGGCCTGGAAGTATTTCTGGGGGAGTGGAAAGAAGCCGGAAAAAGGTGA
- a CDS encoding DEAD/DEAH box helicase, with translation MIVLHMGVYAGLPFLWSEAPTGSFDATGPTTGKKTRQRKLGRYPFDPGLSFLAESLIHASAGFRLDPYEESGTRASFWAPSTGGGPIPSSELIAESPDQDEEPTLKPWLVEIYPLSGEETVELLCECMGKRILARGLVIGSDVAFWSEALRFAGSLVARRKLVPGLVLEEDEARAVWEPVFFGKDVEHLSALARRMPPAARAFTDVTAREAPSAPAYSVLEKFISESVDSIVRLSTQPSRGVSERLSRSSAVFSSVHDAWLNALRTPDGVVQASKPEIERLFGEIGRWRLKLEMLSNAPLRLCLRLEEPENSPGRGAKKKADQPWYVRYLLQPRNDPSLLIPLESIWPGGKAKNPGVEGLGANALEYALASLGQAAAICPRIEQSLNTAKPSGYELDNAGAHEFLTQKAAALDQSGFGVLLPSWWTRTGTKAKISARAKVKSSELSGGGGLSLETLVRFDWVLALGGEELSFRELEALARLKAPLVQIRGQWVEVNTADIQAAVKFWKNKEPEETRLLDIVHMHIGAKEAPHGFGFDGVQVEGRLQDFLERIDGRRSFEELPAPEGFSGTLRPYQVRGYSWLSFLREWGLGACLADDMGLGKTIQTLALVRRDWAANGKGPVLLVCPTSVAQNWRKETERFTPGLPVYIHHGTTRKKEEDFKKLAARSAIVISTYALLQRDIRFLREIDWAGIVLDEAQNIKNPETKQARAVRSLQAGYRIALTGTPVENNVGDLWSIMEFLNPGLLGRQADFKKRFFVPIQTRRDPDAATRLKTITGPFILRRLKTDRTIISDLPEKNEMKVYCPLTKEQVSLYSAVLEEVETALNEAEGIQRKGLVLATLSKLKQVCNHPAQLLGDRSSIPGRSGKLERLTEMLEEIVEVGERSLIFSQFAEMGEILRQYLEETFGMEALFLHGGVSKKRRDRMVERFQEHANPPSFFILSLKAGGVGLNLTNANHVFHFDRWWNPAVEDQATDRAFRIGQTRNVQVHKFICAGTLEDKIDEMIERKKHIAEEVVSSGEGWLTELSNDELKQLFALKKDITGV, from the coding sequence CCGATCCCGTCGAGCGAGCTGATCGCCGAATCGCCGGACCAGGACGAAGAGCCTACTCTGAAACCGTGGCTTGTGGAGATCTACCCGCTGTCTGGGGAAGAAACGGTCGAGCTGTTGTGCGAGTGCATGGGCAAACGGATCCTGGCCAGGGGTCTGGTCATTGGATCCGATGTGGCGTTTTGGTCCGAAGCCCTGCGGTTTGCCGGTTCTCTCGTCGCCCGCCGGAAGTTGGTCCCCGGTCTCGTTTTAGAGGAAGACGAGGCCAGAGCCGTCTGGGAGCCGGTGTTTTTCGGGAAGGATGTCGAGCACCTCTCCGCGCTCGCGCGGCGTATGCCTCCGGCGGCCCGAGCCTTCACCGACGTGACCGCAAGGGAGGCTCCCTCGGCGCCCGCCTACAGCGTTCTGGAAAAATTCATTTCTGAAAGCGTGGACAGTATCGTCCGTCTCTCGACGCAGCCGTCCAGGGGAGTTTCCGAGAGACTCTCCCGCTCTTCCGCGGTCTTTTCGAGCGTCCATGACGCATGGTTGAATGCACTGCGGACTCCGGACGGAGTCGTCCAGGCTTCGAAACCGGAGATCGAGCGGTTGTTCGGAGAGATCGGACGCTGGCGTCTCAAGCTCGAGATGCTGAGCAACGCGCCGCTGAGGTTGTGCCTGCGCCTCGAGGAACCGGAGAACTCGCCCGGCCGGGGCGCCAAGAAGAAGGCCGATCAGCCGTGGTACGTGCGGTATCTGCTCCAGCCGCGCAACGACCCCAGTCTCTTGATTCCCCTGGAAAGCATTTGGCCGGGAGGTAAAGCAAAAAATCCCGGTGTCGAGGGACTGGGCGCCAATGCATTGGAATACGCGCTTGCGTCCCTAGGGCAAGCGGCCGCCATTTGCCCCCGAATCGAGCAGAGCCTGAACACGGCCAAGCCCTCCGGGTACGAGTTGGACAATGCGGGCGCGCATGAGTTCCTGACGCAGAAGGCGGCCGCTCTGGACCAGTCGGGTTTTGGGGTGCTGCTCCCGTCCTGGTGGACCCGTACGGGAACCAAAGCCAAAATTTCGGCGCGGGCCAAAGTTAAGAGTTCCGAACTTTCCGGAGGCGGCGGCCTCTCGCTCGAGACGCTGGTCCGGTTCGATTGGGTGCTGGCATTGGGGGGAGAGGAGCTGTCCTTCCGGGAACTCGAGGCCCTGGCGAGGCTCAAAGCGCCCCTTGTTCAAATCCGCGGGCAATGGGTGGAAGTGAACACGGCCGATATTCAAGCGGCCGTCAAGTTCTGGAAAAACAAGGAACCGGAAGAAACCCGTCTTCTGGATATCGTACACATGCATATAGGGGCAAAGGAAGCCCCACATGGATTCGGGTTTGACGGCGTTCAAGTCGAAGGAAGGCTCCAGGATTTTCTGGAACGGATCGACGGGCGCCGGTCGTTCGAGGAGCTGCCCGCGCCGGAAGGCTTTTCCGGAACGCTCCGCCCCTACCAGGTTCGTGGTTATTCCTGGCTCTCGTTTTTGCGCGAATGGGGCCTCGGAGCTTGCCTTGCAGACGACATGGGCCTTGGAAAAACCATCCAAACACTCGCCCTCGTGCGGCGCGACTGGGCCGCCAACGGCAAAGGGCCGGTGCTTCTGGTCTGCCCCACCAGCGTGGCCCAAAACTGGCGGAAAGAGACGGAGCGTTTTACTCCGGGGCTCCCTGTGTACATACATCACGGAACGACCAGAAAGAAGGAAGAGGACTTTAAGAAGCTTGCCGCACGATCAGCCATCGTCATCTCGACCTACGCGCTCCTGCAACGGGATATACGGTTTCTGAGGGAAATCGATTGGGCGGGGATCGTATTGGACGAAGCGCAGAATATCAAGAACCCGGAAACCAAACAGGCCCGAGCTGTCCGCTCGTTGCAGGCCGGCTACCGCATCGCCCTGACGGGGACTCCTGTGGAAAACAACGTGGGAGACCTCTGGTCCATCATGGAGTTCCTGAATCCTGGCCTTCTCGGTCGGCAGGCGGATTTCAAAAAACGCTTTTTCGTGCCCATCCAGACCAGGCGCGATCCGGACGCTGCCACGCGTCTGAAAACCATTACCGGTCCGTTCATTCTGCGAAGGCTGAAGACGGATCGGACTATTATCTCGGACCTGCCGGAAAAAAACGAGATGAAAGTCTATTGCCCGCTGACCAAAGAACAGGTCTCGCTTTACAGCGCCGTGCTGGAAGAGGTCGAGACGGCGTTGAACGAAGCCGAGGGCATCCAGAGAAAAGGGCTGGTCCTGGCGACGCTTTCGAAGCTCAAACAGGTCTGCAATCATCCCGCGCAGCTCTTGGGAGATCGCTCCTCGATTCCCGGACGTTCCGGCAAACTGGAGAGACTTACCGAAATGCTCGAAGAAATTGTCGAGGTCGGGGAACGTTCCCTCATCTTCAGCCAGTTCGCGGAAATGGGAGAAATCCTCCGTCAATACTTGGAAGAGACCTTTGGCATGGAAGCGCTTTTCCTGCACGGCGGCGTTTCTAAGAAACGCAGGGATCGGATGGTGGAGCGTTTCCAGGAACATGCCAACCCTCCGAGTTTTTTTATCCTTTCGCTCAAAGCGGGAGGTGTGGGTTTGAATCTTACCAATGCTAACCATGTCTTTCACTTTGATCGGTGGTGGAATCCGGCGGTGGAAGACCAGGCTACGGACCGGGCGTTTCGCATCGGACAGACGCGCAATGTCCAGGTTCATAAGTTTATTTGCGCCGGAACCCTCGAGGACAAAATCGACGAGATGATCGAGCGAAAAAAACACATTGCCGAAGAGGTGGTGAGTTCAGGCGAGGGGTGGCTCACCGAGCTTTCAAACGATGAATTGAAGCAGCTCTTTGCATTGAAAAAGGATATCACAGGAGTATAA